From the Manis javanica isolate MJ-LG chromosome 13, MJ_LKY, whole genome shotgun sequence genome, one window contains:
- the TAB2 gene encoding TGF-beta-activated kinase 1 and MAP3K7-binding protein 2 isoform X3 gives MAQGSHQIDFQVLHDLRQKFPEVPEVVVSRCMLQNNNNLDACCAVLSQESTRYLYGEGDLNFSDDSGISGLRNHMTSLNLDLQSQNVYHHGREGNRMNGSRTLTHSISDGQLQGGQSNNELFQQEPQTAPAQVPQGFNVFGMSSTSGASNSAPHLGFHLGSKGTSNFSQQTPRFNPIMVTLAPNIQTGRNTPTSLHIHGVPPPVLNSPQGNSIYIRPYITSPSGTTRQTQQHSGWVSQFNPMNAQQVYQPSQPGPWTAYPASNPLSHTSAQQPNQQGHQTSHVYMPISSPTTPQPPTIHSSGSSQSPAHSQYNIQNISTGPRKNQIEIKLEPPQRNSSSKLRSSGPRTSSSSSSVNSQALNRNQPTVYIAASPPNTDELMSRSQPKVYISANATTGDEQVMRNQPTLFISTNSGASAASRNMSGQVSMGPAFIHHHPPKSRTIGNNSATSPRVVVTQPNTKYTFKITVSPNKPPAVSPGVVSPTFELTNLLNHPDHYVETENIQHLTDPALAHVDRISEARKLSMGSDDAAYTQALLVHQKARMERLQRELEIQKKKLDKLKSEVNEMENNLTRRRLKRSNSISQIPSDHILIPALFITFMTILDL, from the exons aatAATAATAACCTGGATGCCTGCTGTGCAGTTCTCTCTCAGGAGAGTACAAGGTATCTTTATGGTGAAGGAGACTTGAATTTTTCAGATGATTCTGGAATTTCTGGTCTTCGCAATCACATGACTTCCCTAAACTTGGACTTGCAGTCACAGAATGTTTATCAccatggaagagaaggaaatagaatgaatgGAAGTAGGACTCTAACGCACAGCATTAGTGATGGACAGCTTCAAGGTGGTCAGTCCAATAATGAACTGTTTCAGCAGGAGCCACAGACAGCACCAGCTCAAGTTCCTCAAGGCTTTAACGTTTTTGGAATGTCCAGTACATCTGGTGCTTCAAATTCAGCACCACATCTTGGATTTCACTTAGGCAGCAAAGGAACATCTAACTTTTCTCAACAAACTCCCAGATTTAATCCCATTATGGTAACTTTAGCCCCAAATATCCAGACTGGTCGTAATACTCCAACATCTTTGCACATACATGGTGTACCTCCACCCGTACTTAACAGTCCACAGGGAAATTCTATCTATATTAGGCCTTACATTACATCTCCGAGTGGTACAACTCGACAGACACAGCAGCATTCTGGCTGGGTATCCCAGTTTAATCCCATGAATGCTCAGCAAGTCTATCAGCCTTCACAACCTGGACCCTGGACTGCATATCCTGCATCTAATCCTCTGTCACATACCTCAGCCCAGCAGCCAAATCAGCAAGGCCACCAGACCTCTCATGTCTACATGCCCATCAGTTCACCTACCACTCCACAACCACCAACAATTCATTCATCTGGTAGCTCACAGTCTCCTGCCCATAGTCAATATAACATTCAGAATATTTCAACAGGACCTCGAAAAAACCAGATTGAAATCAAACTTGAACCTCCACAAAGAAACAGTTCTTCAAAACTGCGGTCTTCCGGACCTCGAACCTCCAGCAGTTCCTCATCCGTCAACAGCCAGGCCTTAAATAGAAATCAGCCCACTGTTTACATAGCTGCCAGTCCCCCAAATACTGATGAGTTGATGTCCCGTAGCCAGCCTAAGGTCTATATTTCAGCAAATGCCACCACAGGAGATGAGCAGGTCATGCGGAATCAACCCACCCTCTTCATATCCACAAACTCTGGCGCTTCTGCTGCCTCCAGGAATATGTCTGGGCAAGTCAGCATGGGTCCTGCCTTTATTCATCACCACCCTCCCAAAAGTAGAACAATAGGCAACAACTCTGCAACTTCTCCTCGAGTGGTAGTCACTCAACCCAACACAAAATACACTTTCAAAATTACAGTTTCTCCCAATAAACCCCCTGCAGTTTCACCAGGGGTGGTGTCCCCTACCTTTGAACTTACAAATCTTCTAAACCATCCTGATCATTACGTAGAGACAGAGAATATTCAGCACCTCACGGACCCTGCTTTAGCACATGTGGATAGAATAAGTGAAGCACGGAAGTTGAGTATGGGATCTGATGATGCTGCCTACACTCAAG CTTTATTGGTACACCAGAAGGCCAGAATGGAACGACTTCAAAGGGAACTCGAGATTCAAAAGAAAAAGCTGGATAAACTAAAATCTGAGGTCAACGAAATGGAAAATAATCTAACTCGAAGGCGCCTGAAAAGATCAAATTCCATATCCCAGATACCTTCA gACCACATTTTAATCCCAGCGCTATTCATAACTTTTATGACAATATTGGATTTGTAG
- the TAB2 gene encoding TGF-beta-activated kinase 1 and MAP3K7-binding protein 2 isoform X2: MAQGSHQIDFQVLHDLRQKFPEVPEVVVSRCMLQNNNNLDACCAVLSQESTRYLYGEGDLNFSDDSGISGLRNHMTSLNLDLQSQNVYHHGREGNRMNGSRTLTHSISDGQLQGGQSNNELFQQEPQTAPAQVPQGFNVFGMSSTSGASNSAPHLGFHLGSKGTSNFSQQTPRFNPIMVTLAPNIQTGRNTPTSLHIHGVPPPVLNSPQGNSIYIRPYITSPSGTTRQTQQHSGWVSQFNPMNAQQVYQPSQPGPWTAYPASNPLSHTSAQQPNQQGHQTSHVYMPISSPTTPQPPTIHSSGSSQSPAHSQYNIQNISTGPRKNQIEIKLEPPQRNSSSKLRSSGPRTSSSSSSVNSQALNRNQPTVYIAASPPNTDELMSRSQPKVYISANATTGDEQVMRNQPTLFISTNSGASAASRNMSGQVSMGPAFIHHHPPKSRTIGNNSATSPRVVVTQPNTKYTFKITVSPNKPPAVSPGVVSPTFELTNLLNHPDHYVETENIQHLTDPALAHVDRISEARKLSMGSDDAAYTQALLVHQKARMERLQRELEIQKKKLDKLKSEVNEMENNLTRRRLKRSNSISQIPSIKGPPSKRQRLKTQKMMRGLSGIVLPVLF; encoded by the exons aatAATAATAACCTGGATGCCTGCTGTGCAGTTCTCTCTCAGGAGAGTACAAGGTATCTTTATGGTGAAGGAGACTTGAATTTTTCAGATGATTCTGGAATTTCTGGTCTTCGCAATCACATGACTTCCCTAAACTTGGACTTGCAGTCACAGAATGTTTATCAccatggaagagaaggaaatagaatgaatgGAAGTAGGACTCTAACGCACAGCATTAGTGATGGACAGCTTCAAGGTGGTCAGTCCAATAATGAACTGTTTCAGCAGGAGCCACAGACAGCACCAGCTCAAGTTCCTCAAGGCTTTAACGTTTTTGGAATGTCCAGTACATCTGGTGCTTCAAATTCAGCACCACATCTTGGATTTCACTTAGGCAGCAAAGGAACATCTAACTTTTCTCAACAAACTCCCAGATTTAATCCCATTATGGTAACTTTAGCCCCAAATATCCAGACTGGTCGTAATACTCCAACATCTTTGCACATACATGGTGTACCTCCACCCGTACTTAACAGTCCACAGGGAAATTCTATCTATATTAGGCCTTACATTACATCTCCGAGTGGTACAACTCGACAGACACAGCAGCATTCTGGCTGGGTATCCCAGTTTAATCCCATGAATGCTCAGCAAGTCTATCAGCCTTCACAACCTGGACCCTGGACTGCATATCCTGCATCTAATCCTCTGTCACATACCTCAGCCCAGCAGCCAAATCAGCAAGGCCACCAGACCTCTCATGTCTACATGCCCATCAGTTCACCTACCACTCCACAACCACCAACAATTCATTCATCTGGTAGCTCACAGTCTCCTGCCCATAGTCAATATAACATTCAGAATATTTCAACAGGACCTCGAAAAAACCAGATTGAAATCAAACTTGAACCTCCACAAAGAAACAGTTCTTCAAAACTGCGGTCTTCCGGACCTCGAACCTCCAGCAGTTCCTCATCCGTCAACAGCCAGGCCTTAAATAGAAATCAGCCCACTGTTTACATAGCTGCCAGTCCCCCAAATACTGATGAGTTGATGTCCCGTAGCCAGCCTAAGGTCTATATTTCAGCAAATGCCACCACAGGAGATGAGCAGGTCATGCGGAATCAACCCACCCTCTTCATATCCACAAACTCTGGCGCTTCTGCTGCCTCCAGGAATATGTCTGGGCAAGTCAGCATGGGTCCTGCCTTTATTCATCACCACCCTCCCAAAAGTAGAACAATAGGCAACAACTCTGCAACTTCTCCTCGAGTGGTAGTCACTCAACCCAACACAAAATACACTTTCAAAATTACAGTTTCTCCCAATAAACCCCCTGCAGTTTCACCAGGGGTGGTGTCCCCTACCTTTGAACTTACAAATCTTCTAAACCATCCTGATCATTACGTAGAGACAGAGAATATTCAGCACCTCACGGACCCTGCTTTAGCACATGTGGATAGAATAAGTGAAGCACGGAAGTTGAGTATGGGATCTGATGATGCTGCCTACACTCAAG CTTTATTGGTACACCAGAAGGCCAGAATGGAACGACTTCAAAGGGAACTCGAGATTCAAAAGAAAAAGCTGGATAAACTAAAATCTGAGGTCAACGAAATGGAAAATAATCTAACTCGAAGGCGCCTGAAAAGATCAAATTCCATATCCCAGATACCTTCA ATCAAAGGTCCACCATCAAAACGCCAAAGACTCAAGACACAGAAGATGATGAGGGGGCTCAGTGGAATTGTACTGCCTGTACTTTTTTGA
- the TAB2 gene encoding TGF-beta-activated kinase 1 and MAP3K7-binding protein 2 isoform X1, which yields MAQGSHQIDFQVLHDLRQKFPEVPEVVVSRCMLQNNNNLDACCAVLSQESTRYLYGEGDLNFSDDSGISGLRNHMTSLNLDLQSQNVYHHGREGNRMNGSRTLTHSISDGQLQGGQSNNELFQQEPQTAPAQVPQGFNVFGMSSTSGASNSAPHLGFHLGSKGTSNFSQQTPRFNPIMVTLAPNIQTGRNTPTSLHIHGVPPPVLNSPQGNSIYIRPYITSPSGTTRQTQQHSGWVSQFNPMNAQQVYQPSQPGPWTAYPASNPLSHTSAQQPNQQGHQTSHVYMPISSPTTPQPPTIHSSGSSQSPAHSQYNIQNISTGPRKNQIEIKLEPPQRNSSSKLRSSGPRTSSSSSSVNSQALNRNQPTVYIAASPPNTDELMSRSQPKVYISANATTGDEQVMRNQPTLFISTNSGASAASRNMSGQVSMGPAFIHHHPPKSRTIGNNSATSPRVVVTQPNTKYTFKITVSPNKPPAVSPGVVSPTFELTNLLNHPDHYVETENIQHLTDPALAHVDRISEARKLSMGSDDAAYTQALLVHQKARMERLQRELEIQKKKLDKLKSEVNEMENNLTRRRLKRSNSISQIPSLEEMQQLRSCNRQLQIDIDCLTKEIDLFQARGPHFNPSAIHNFYDNIGFVGPVPPKPKDQRSTIKTPKTQDTEDDEGAQWNCTACTFLNHPALIRCEQCEMPRHF from the exons aatAATAATAACCTGGATGCCTGCTGTGCAGTTCTCTCTCAGGAGAGTACAAGGTATCTTTATGGTGAAGGAGACTTGAATTTTTCAGATGATTCTGGAATTTCTGGTCTTCGCAATCACATGACTTCCCTAAACTTGGACTTGCAGTCACAGAATGTTTATCAccatggaagagaaggaaatagaatgaatgGAAGTAGGACTCTAACGCACAGCATTAGTGATGGACAGCTTCAAGGTGGTCAGTCCAATAATGAACTGTTTCAGCAGGAGCCACAGACAGCACCAGCTCAAGTTCCTCAAGGCTTTAACGTTTTTGGAATGTCCAGTACATCTGGTGCTTCAAATTCAGCACCACATCTTGGATTTCACTTAGGCAGCAAAGGAACATCTAACTTTTCTCAACAAACTCCCAGATTTAATCCCATTATGGTAACTTTAGCCCCAAATATCCAGACTGGTCGTAATACTCCAACATCTTTGCACATACATGGTGTACCTCCACCCGTACTTAACAGTCCACAGGGAAATTCTATCTATATTAGGCCTTACATTACATCTCCGAGTGGTACAACTCGACAGACACAGCAGCATTCTGGCTGGGTATCCCAGTTTAATCCCATGAATGCTCAGCAAGTCTATCAGCCTTCACAACCTGGACCCTGGACTGCATATCCTGCATCTAATCCTCTGTCACATACCTCAGCCCAGCAGCCAAATCAGCAAGGCCACCAGACCTCTCATGTCTACATGCCCATCAGTTCACCTACCACTCCACAACCACCAACAATTCATTCATCTGGTAGCTCACAGTCTCCTGCCCATAGTCAATATAACATTCAGAATATTTCAACAGGACCTCGAAAAAACCAGATTGAAATCAAACTTGAACCTCCACAAAGAAACAGTTCTTCAAAACTGCGGTCTTCCGGACCTCGAACCTCCAGCAGTTCCTCATCCGTCAACAGCCAGGCCTTAAATAGAAATCAGCCCACTGTTTACATAGCTGCCAGTCCCCCAAATACTGATGAGTTGATGTCCCGTAGCCAGCCTAAGGTCTATATTTCAGCAAATGCCACCACAGGAGATGAGCAGGTCATGCGGAATCAACCCACCCTCTTCATATCCACAAACTCTGGCGCTTCTGCTGCCTCCAGGAATATGTCTGGGCAAGTCAGCATGGGTCCTGCCTTTATTCATCACCACCCTCCCAAAAGTAGAACAATAGGCAACAACTCTGCAACTTCTCCTCGAGTGGTAGTCACTCAACCCAACACAAAATACACTTTCAAAATTACAGTTTCTCCCAATAAACCCCCTGCAGTTTCACCAGGGGTGGTGTCCCCTACCTTTGAACTTACAAATCTTCTAAACCATCCTGATCATTACGTAGAGACAGAGAATATTCAGCACCTCACGGACCCTGCTTTAGCACATGTGGATAGAATAAGTGAAGCACGGAAGTTGAGTATGGGATCTGATGATGCTGCCTACACTCAAG CTTTATTGGTACACCAGAAGGCCAGAATGGAACGACTTCAAAGGGAACTCGAGATTCAAAAGAAAAAGCTGGATAAACTAAAATCTGAGGTCAACGAAATGGAAAATAATCTAACTCGAAGGCGCCTGAAAAGATCAAATTCCATATCCCAGATACCTTCA ctCGAAGAAATGCAGCAGTTGAGAAGTTGTAATAGACAACTCCAGATTGACATTGACTGCTTAACCAAAGAAATTGATCTTTTTCAAGCCCGAG gACCACATTTTAATCCCAGCGCTATTCATAACTTTTATGACAATATTGGATTTGTAGGCCCTGTGCCACCAAAACCGAAAG ATCAAAGGTCCACCATCAAAACGCCAAAGACTCAAGACACAGAAGATGATGAGGGGGCTCAGTGGAATTGTACTGCCTGTACTTTTTTGAACCATCCTGCCTTAATCCGTTGTGAACAGTGTGAGATGCCAAGGCATTTCTGA